One window of Alteromonas sp. LMIT006 genomic DNA carries:
- a CDS encoding AbgT family transporter, whose translation MAYPTDSFSKQASTGLFARFLNGVERLGNLLPHPVTLFAILSIFIVLLSGVLGYFDIAVADPRPEGAKGREADGMIEVISLMNADGLARIVTGLVSNFTNFAPLGTVLVALLGVSVAEHSGLLSATLRSLVVGAPRQMVTFIIVFAGIISNTASELGYVVIIPLAAMIFHSLGRHPLAGLAAAFAGVSAGYSANLLLGTIDPLLAGITTPAAQMIDPGYEVSPIANHWFMIASTFVVAAMGYFVTEHIVEPRLGKYNPSDAPEKLDAPKIEKPTALEYKGMRNAGLAFLGLCGLLALTVVPEWGILRNQETGMVMGSPFLKGIVAFIFVTFAIPGFVYGKTVGTMKNDRDVIEAMGKSMSSLGIYIVLVFFAAQFVAFFKWTNLGTVLAVNGAAGIQAVGLNGPEIFILFILMCGLVNLSLGSASAQWAVTAPIFVPMLMLVGYSPEVIQAAYRIGDSVTNVISPMMSYFGLILAMAVKYKKDTGMGTMIAMMLPYSMVFMAGWTILFYIWVFVLGIPVGFGSPTYYPAP comes from the coding sequence ATGGCCTACCCGACAGACTCTTTTTCCAAACAAGCCAGTACCGGCTTGTTTGCACGATTTCTCAATGGCGTTGAGCGTCTCGGCAACCTCTTACCTCATCCTGTGACCTTGTTTGCTATCTTATCGATTTTTATCGTGTTGTTGAGTGGGGTATTAGGCTATTTTGATATTGCCGTAGCGGATCCCCGTCCAGAAGGGGCTAAAGGCCGTGAAGCGGACGGCATGATTGAGGTAATTTCATTGATGAATGCAGATGGTCTGGCGCGAATCGTCACGGGTCTGGTGAGTAATTTTACCAATTTTGCCCCCTTAGGAACGGTATTAGTGGCGTTATTAGGAGTCTCAGTGGCAGAGCATTCTGGTTTATTGTCTGCCACACTTCGCTCACTTGTGGTGGGCGCACCCCGTCAGATGGTCACTTTTATTATTGTGTTTGCTGGGATAATATCAAATACAGCTTCTGAGCTAGGTTACGTTGTTATTATTCCACTGGCGGCAATGATATTTCATTCCTTGGGCCGACATCCATTGGCCGGCTTAGCTGCGGCATTTGCTGGTGTGTCGGCAGGTTATTCCGCCAATTTGCTGTTAGGAACAATTGATCCCTTGTTAGCTGGGATCACCACGCCCGCGGCGCAAATGATTGACCCAGGTTATGAAGTTAGCCCGATTGCTAACCATTGGTTTATGATTGCCAGTACTTTTGTGGTGGCGGCTATGGGGTACTTTGTCACTGAGCACATCGTTGAACCTCGTCTGGGCAAGTACAATCCCAGTGATGCCCCAGAAAAGCTCGATGCGCCAAAGATCGAAAAACCAACCGCGCTTGAGTATAAAGGGATGCGCAATGCAGGCCTGGCTTTCTTAGGTTTGTGTGGCTTGTTGGCCTTAACTGTCGTACCAGAATGGGGTATTTTGCGCAACCAAGAGACGGGTATGGTGATGGGGTCGCCCTTCTTAAAAGGGATTGTGGCCTTTATTTTTGTTACCTTCGCTATCCCCGGTTTTGTGTACGGCAAAACCGTTGGCACCATGAAAAACGACCGCGATGTGATTGAAGCCATGGGCAAATCGATGAGCTCATTGGGTATTTATATTGTGTTGGTGTTTTTTGCGGCGCAGTTTGTGGCGTTTTTTAAATGGACCAATCTAGGCACCGTTTTAGCTGTAAATGGCGCCGCAGGCATTCAGGCTGTTGGTTTAAATGGTCCAGAGATCTTTATCTTGTTTATCCTAATGTGTGGTCTGGTCAATTTATCATTAGGCAGTGCTTCGGCTCAGTGGGCAGTGACAGCACCGATTTTTGTCCCTATGCTTATGCTGGTTGGCTATTCACCTGAAGTGATTCAAGCGGCTTACCGTATTGGGGATTCGGTGACAAATGTTATCTCACCTATGATGAGCTACTTTGGACTTATCTTGGCAATGGCTGTGAAATACAAGAAAGACACTGGGATGGGCACTATGATTGCCATGATGTTGCCTTATTCGATGGTGTTTATGGCTGGCTGGACAATCTTGTTTTATATATGGGTGTTCGTTTTGGGGATCCCCGTGGGTTTTGGTTCGCCAACCTATTACCCTGCGCCATAA
- a CDS encoding DUF2237 family protein codes for MTERNVLSEPLQPCCDGTGFMRNGYCQVPFSDRGNHSVCSIVTDEFLQMQARLGNDLITPIPAYQFPGLKAGDRWCLCASRWKQAYDYGIAPQVDLHATSEAALQIVTLDALKAHAIDPQ; via the coding sequence ATGACCGAACGCAATGTACTTAGCGAGCCATTACAACCTTGTTGCGATGGCACTGGTTTTATGCGTAATGGTTACTGTCAAGTGCCATTTAGCGACCGTGGTAATCATTCAGTATGCTCGATTGTCACCGATGAGTTTCTGCAAATGCAAGCACGGTTAGGCAACGATTTGATCACACCCATTCCCGCCTATCAATTTCCTGGCCTTAAAGCTGGCGACCGTTGGTGTTTATGTGCCTCACGCTGGAAACAAGCCTATGACTATGGGATTGCACCGCAAGTTGATTTGCATGCAACGAGTGAAGCTGCACTGCAAATTGTGACTCTCGACGCACTTAAAGCTCATGCAATAGACCCACAATAA
- the hflX gene encoding ribosome rescue GTPase HflX has protein sequence MFDRYQGGEQAVLVHVDFAAESAQEDIHELQMLVSSAGVESCEIITASRSAPHPKYFVGSGKADEIAAMVQAHEANVVIFNHSLSPSQERNLEAICKCRVLDRTGLILDIFAQRARTHEGKLQVELAQLRHISTRLIRGWTHLERQKGGIGLRGPGETQLETDRRLLRGRIKTILKRLDKVAKQREQGRRSRKRAEIPTLSLVGYTNAGKSTLFNTITDAGVYAADQLFATLDPTLRKLDLKDVGPVILADTVGFIRHLPHDLVAAFKATLQETQEADLLLHVVDFADDQYRDNMQQVNDVLQEIEADEIPQLIICNKIDRLEGVEPHIDYNEEGRPERVWISAQQGLGIELLEKALTECLRQSMQICQLAIPPYAGKVAATMHEYDCIVEQHYDENGNWIVNIRLPVTDWHKLNKRLDGQLDVFLVK, from the coding sequence TTGTTTGACCGCTATCAAGGTGGTGAACAAGCTGTGCTTGTCCACGTCGATTTCGCCGCAGAATCTGCTCAAGAAGATATTCATGAACTCCAGATGTTGGTCAGCTCGGCCGGTGTTGAAAGTTGTGAAATCATTACCGCTTCGCGCAGTGCGCCTCATCCAAAGTATTTTGTCGGTTCTGGTAAAGCAGATGAAATTGCTGCTATGGTGCAAGCGCATGAAGCCAATGTCGTCATTTTTAACCATTCGCTATCGCCTTCTCAAGAGCGTAATTTAGAAGCTATTTGTAAGTGTCGAGTGTTAGACCGAACGGGTTTAATCTTGGATATTTTTGCTCAGCGTGCTCGCACGCACGAAGGTAAGCTGCAAGTTGAATTAGCTCAGCTGCGTCATATTTCGACTCGTTTGATCCGAGGTTGGACCCACTTAGAACGACAAAAAGGCGGGATTGGTCTTCGGGGGCCAGGTGAGACTCAACTTGAAACCGATAGACGTTTATTAAGAGGTCGAATTAAAACCATTTTAAAGCGCCTAGACAAGGTGGCCAAACAGCGTGAACAAGGCAGACGGTCACGAAAACGTGCTGAAATTCCAACTTTGTCTTTAGTCGGCTATACCAATGCAGGAAAATCAACGTTGTTTAATACGATTACTGATGCCGGAGTGTATGCAGCGGATCAGTTGTTTGCGACGCTCGATCCGACTCTGCGCAAGTTAGATCTAAAAGACGTTGGCCCGGTTATATTGGCGGATACGGTTGGTTTTATCAGACACTTGCCACATGATTTGGTCGCAGCGTTTAAAGCGACTTTACAGGAAACTCAAGAAGCGGACTTATTATTGCATGTCGTGGATTTTGCCGACGATCAGTATCGCGACAATATGCAACAGGTCAATGATGTCCTCCAAGAAATTGAAGCGGATGAGATTCCGCAACTGATTATTTGTAATAAAATTGACCGGTTAGAAGGTGTTGAGCCACATATTGATTATAATGAAGAAGGTCGCCCAGAGCGCGTGTGGATATCCGCTCAACAAGGGTTAGGCATTGAATTATTAGAAAAAGCCCTTACTGAATGTTTAAGGCAAAGCATGCAAATTTGCCAGTTAGCCATCCCACCATATGCGGGTAAAGTCGCTGCAACGATGCATGAATATGATTGTATTGTAGAACAACATTACGACGAAAACGGTAACTGGATTGTGAACATACGATTACCAGTAACAGATTGGCACAAATTAAACAAAAGATTAGATGGGCAATTAGACGTCTTTCTGGTTAAATAA
- a CDS encoding sulfite exporter TauE/SafE family protein — protein MLEWLLPAEFALTNAIILILSAGFTSFVSASMGIGGGLLLLIIMANIMPLAALIPVHGLVQLGSNVNRMVMTRQHIQMSIVGYFAIGAVIAALVASFVIVQLPLSLIELAIGIFVLAMVWGIKPQKRDLPKPLRILAGSVTTFLSMFIGATGPLVAAIIHSQRADKHQIVATFSTCMSLQHGLKMLVFGVVGFAFLPWLPLVIAMIVSGAIGTWIGLKLLNRFSANTFEWAFKGIMTVLALRTLYSGAQGLL, from the coding sequence ATGTTGGAATGGCTTCTTCCCGCAGAATTTGCACTGACTAACGCTATTATTCTTATTCTCAGCGCAGGATTTACGTCTTTTGTGTCTGCGTCTATGGGGATTGGTGGTGGCTTATTGCTCCTCATCATTATGGCTAATATCATGCCATTAGCCGCATTAATCCCTGTGCATGGTTTGGTACAGCTTGGCTCCAACGTCAATCGGATGGTGATGACCAGGCAGCATATTCAAATGAGTATTGTAGGGTACTTTGCGATAGGCGCAGTGATTGCGGCACTCGTTGCGAGTTTTGTGATCGTGCAGTTGCCGTTATCGCTGATTGAGTTAGCAATTGGCATATTTGTGTTAGCCATGGTGTGGGGAATAAAGCCGCAAAAACGAGATTTACCCAAGCCTTTGCGCATTTTGGCTGGCAGTGTAACGACCTTCTTATCCATGTTCATTGGCGCGACTGGGCCATTAGTTGCAGCAATCATTCATTCACAACGCGCGGATAAACATCAAATCGTCGCCACCTTCTCCACCTGCATGAGCTTGCAACACGGATTGAAAATGCTGGTGTTTGGTGTGGTGGGATTTGCCTTTTTGCCCTGGTTGCCGTTGGTGATCGCCATGATTGTGAGTGGCGCTATCGGGACTTGGATCGGGTTAAAGTTACTGAACCGCTTTTCAGCCAACACCTTCGAATGGGCATTTAAAGGGATCATGACAGTATTGGCGCTGCGCACCTTATATAGCGGTGCACAAGGGTTACTGTAA
- the mutL gene encoding DNA mismatch repair endonuclease MutL, with translation MAIQILPPQLANQIAAGEVVERPASIVKECVENSLDAGATQISVDIEQGGAKVIRIQDDGCGIAKDELPLALARHATSKISELNDLENIQSLGFRGEALASISSVSRLTLSSRPDHQEEAWLVFAEGKEQAVTFEPVAHPVGSTVEIRDLFFNTPARRKFLKAPKTEFQHIQTLIKRIALAHYDVGFTLSHNQKSVLKLPARDSLERRIKDVCGEAFAQNALRVETQYQDYQLNAFVSKPMDGFTDNSLQFIYVNGRMMRDKLIMHAIRQAYEGMIPAQQHAGYVVFLTLPTQGFDVNVHPAKHEVRFVESRIVHDFIYQAISDVLQGGFVDTPDYTHIAEESVQHDYIRPLQQDTNANIQAAAGKETSFEPYSAHHPSRQALHNYAELLTTSSRTSERIETHWVLLPDMRVLWINDRLKVVNAVDVLTLYLQIQCDESEASTPLLLPVSIKAAHAPSIELADGFDIQYVQQKIIIKRVPSRLRSLPWSQIVGVLGDCETINLSALAHSLTHNHDLFTPVNLWLHSLSNEHLDVLQRASQPCRVVCDE, from the coding sequence ATGGCAATCCAAATATTACCCCCACAGTTAGCGAACCAGATTGCCGCCGGTGAAGTGGTCGAACGCCCCGCTTCGATTGTCAAAGAATGTGTTGAAAATAGCCTTGATGCTGGTGCTACTCAGATATCCGTCGACATTGAACAAGGCGGAGCAAAAGTGATTCGCATCCAAGACGATGGTTGTGGTATTGCTAAAGATGAATTGCCGCTCGCGTTAGCCCGTCATGCGACAAGCAAAATTTCTGAATTAAATGATTTGGAAAACATTCAATCACTCGGATTTCGTGGCGAAGCATTAGCGAGTATCAGTTCGGTTTCTCGTTTGACATTATCGAGCCGTCCGGACCATCAAGAAGAGGCGTGGCTGGTGTTTGCTGAAGGCAAAGAGCAAGCTGTGACTTTTGAACCGGTCGCGCATCCAGTCGGCAGTACCGTTGAAATCCGCGATTTGTTTTTTAATACGCCAGCGAGAAGAAAATTCTTAAAAGCCCCTAAAACAGAGTTTCAACATATTCAGACTCTGATAAAACGAATTGCTTTGGCGCATTATGATGTAGGCTTTACTTTATCGCATAATCAAAAATCCGTCTTAAAACTGCCAGCGCGAGACTCACTAGAACGACGTATCAAAGATGTGTGTGGCGAGGCTTTTGCGCAAAATGCGTTACGCGTTGAAACGCAATATCAGGATTATCAGCTGAACGCTTTCGTGAGCAAACCCATGGATGGCTTTACCGACAACAGTTTGCAGTTTATTTACGTGAACGGACGGATGATGCGAGACAAGTTGATAATGCATGCGATACGGCAAGCTTATGAGGGCATGATCCCCGCTCAGCAACACGCAGGTTATGTCGTTTTTCTGACCTTACCTACGCAAGGTTTTGATGTTAATGTACATCCAGCTAAGCATGAAGTGCGTTTTGTTGAAAGTCGCATCGTTCATGATTTTATTTACCAAGCCATTAGCGATGTATTGCAAGGCGGTTTTGTCGACACTCCTGATTATACCCACATTGCTGAGGAATCCGTACAACACGACTATATTCGGCCACTGCAACAAGATACAAACGCCAACATACAAGCCGCTGCTGGGAAAGAGACATCATTTGAGCCATACTCTGCTCATCATCCCAGTCGCCAAGCGCTGCACAATTATGCTGAATTGCTGACGACTTCAAGTCGAACCTCAGAACGTATTGAGACTCACTGGGTGTTATTACCGGATATGCGCGTATTGTGGATCAATGATCGTCTCAAAGTCGTTAATGCTGTTGACGTCTTAACGCTGTACTTGCAGATTCAATGTGATGAGAGTGAAGCTTCAACGCCATTATTACTACCGGTTTCGATAAAGGCGGCCCATGCACCTTCGATTGAATTGGCCGATGGCTTTGATATTCAATATGTACAACAAAAAATCATTATTAAACGTGTGCCCAGTCGTTTGCGGAGTCTGCCTTGGTCACAAATAGTCGGAGTGTTAGGTGATTGTGAAACAATTAATCTATCCGCCTTGGCACACTCATTAACGCATAATCACGACCTTTTTACCCCAGTCAACCTTTGGCTACATTCTTTATCAAATGAACACTTAGATGTTTTACAACGAGCCAGTCAGCCTTGTCGCGTGGTATGCGATGAATAA
- the hfq gene encoding RNA chaperone Hfq, whose protein sequence is MAKGQSLQDPFLNILRKERIPVSIYLVNGIKLQGQVESFDQFVILLKNTVSQMVYKHAISTVVPSKAIQMPTQDGDSPSE, encoded by the coding sequence ATGGCTAAAGGGCAATCACTTCAAGACCCATTCCTCAATATATTACGCAAAGAGCGCATTCCTGTGTCGATTTATCTAGTTAACGGTATTAAGTTACAAGGCCAAGTGGAGTCGTTCGATCAGTTTGTTATTTTGCTAAAGAACACAGTAAGCCAAATGGTCTATAAGCATGCGATTTCAACTGTAGTACCTTCTAAGGCAATTCAAATGCCGACTCAGGATGGTGATTCTCCGAGTGAGTAA
- the hflC gene encoding protease modulator HflC produces MKNLIVAIVVAVALILSGAVFFVGEGTRAIVIQFGKVKKDNDTGLTKIYEPGLHFKMPFIDSKRVLDARIQTLDDAPDRFVTSEKKDLIVDSYVKWRIDDFERYYLSTGGNTLQAEALLKQKVNNGLRSEFGTRTISQIVSGERSELMDEAMAQASESSDELGIEIIDVRVKQINLPLEVSNSIFQRMRAERAAVAREHRSEGQEQADIIRADIDARVTVMLADAERNARQLRGEGDAEAARIYAEAYSQNPEFYSFLRSMDAYRGSFNSKQDVLIVEPNSDFFRYLNAQSGTVNSVE; encoded by the coding sequence ATGAAAAATTTAATTGTAGCAATTGTTGTTGCAGTGGCACTCATTCTGTCTGGAGCCGTATTTTTTGTTGGCGAAGGAACTCGTGCCATTGTGATCCAATTTGGTAAGGTCAAAAAGGATAACGATACTGGACTCACTAAGATTTATGAACCGGGTCTACACTTCAAAATGCCATTCATCGATTCAAAACGTGTGTTAGATGCGCGCATTCAAACGTTGGATGATGCCCCAGACCGTTTTGTTACTAGCGAGAAAAAAGACTTAATTGTTGACTCGTACGTAAAATGGCGCATTGATGACTTCGAGCGTTACTATCTATCAACTGGTGGAAACACTTTGCAAGCCGAAGCGCTATTGAAGCAAAAAGTAAACAACGGCTTACGCTCTGAGTTTGGTACCCGCACGATTTCTCAGATTGTTTCGGGTGAGCGTTCCGAGCTGATGGATGAGGCAATGGCGCAAGCATCAGAAAGCTCTGATGAGTTGGGTATCGAAATTATCGATGTGCGCGTGAAGCAAATTAACTTACCGTTAGAAGTGTCAAACTCAATCTTCCAACGTATGCGTGCTGAGCGTGCAGCGGTTGCTCGTGAGCACCGTTCTGAAGGTCAAGAACAAGCGGATATCATTCGTGCTGACATCGATGCTCGAGTCACAGTAATGTTAGCTGATGCAGAACGTAATGCACGTCAACTTCGCGGTGAGGGTGATGCCGAAGCCGCACGTATTTATGCAGAGGCATATTCACAGAATCCTGAGTTTTACAGTTTCTTACGTTCGATGGATGCATATCGCGGCAGCTTTAACTCAAAGCAAGACGTGTTGATCGTAGAGCCGAACTCAGACTTCTTCCGTTATCTGAATGCTCAATCAGGCACAGTTAACAGTGTCGAATAA
- the hemH gene encoding ferrochelatase has product MKYTKNTGFTHDQGDKLGVLITNLGTPEAPTKQALKPYLKQFLSDPRVVEVPKLIWWCVLNLVILNFRPKKSAEAYATVWTEDGSPLLTHTKNQAAALQAKFDADRPGEVLVDFAMRYGQPSVGNAMDSLLQRGARKVVVLPLYPQYCASTTGSTFDALAEDFTSRRWLPELRFINQYHDDARFIQCIADSIKAHWDEHGRADKLVFSYHGIPKRYLLNGDPYHCECHKTTRLVTEALGLAKDEYMTTFQSRFGREEWLKPYTDETLKGLPEQGVKSLQVICPGFSADCLETIEEIGEENREYFMENGGERYEYIPCLNATDAHIDMLYGLLQDHMQGWTNASADDIAIRAKEAKALDAPV; this is encoded by the coding sequence ATGAAGTATACTAAGAACACAGGATTCACTCATGATCAAGGCGATAAGCTAGGCGTATTGATCACTAATTTAGGTACCCCCGAGGCGCCCACTAAACAGGCACTGAAGCCATATCTCAAGCAGTTTTTATCCGACCCTCGTGTGGTTGAGGTGCCAAAACTCATTTGGTGGTGTGTTTTAAATCTCGTCATTTTGAACTTTCGTCCCAAAAAATCGGCTGAGGCCTATGCGACCGTGTGGACAGAAGATGGCTCACCGCTTTTAACGCACACCAAAAATCAGGCTGCAGCATTACAGGCTAAATTCGATGCTGACCGTCCAGGTGAGGTGCTCGTGGATTTTGCGATGCGCTATGGACAACCTTCGGTGGGGAATGCAATGGATAGTTTGCTTCAACGCGGGGCGCGTAAAGTAGTCGTTTTACCGCTTTATCCACAATATTGTGCTTCAACTACAGGGTCAACGTTTGATGCACTGGCTGAAGATTTTACCTCACGTCGTTGGTTACCTGAGCTCAGATTTATTAATCAATATCACGATGACGCGCGCTTCATCCAGTGTATTGCAGACAGCATCAAAGCGCATTGGGATGAACATGGTCGCGCGGATAAGCTTGTTTTTTCTTATCACGGTATCCCCAAGCGTTATTTGCTTAATGGTGACCCGTATCACTGTGAATGTCACAAAACAACTCGTTTAGTGACAGAGGCACTTGGGTTAGCCAAAGACGAATACATGACAACGTTCCAATCACGTTTTGGTCGCGAAGAATGGTTAAAGCCATATACAGATGAAACATTAAAAGGATTGCCTGAGCAAGGTGTGAAGTCGCTACAAGTCATTTGCCCTGGTTTTAGTGCCGATTGTTTAGAAACCATCGAAGAAATTGGCGAAGAAAATCGCGAATATTTTATGGAAAACGGTGGCGAACGCTACGAATATATTCCATGCCTAAATGCAACGGATGCCCATATTGATATGCTCTATGGGTTGTTGCAAGACCACATGCAGGGTTGGACGAATGCGTCAGCAGATGACATTGCGATTCGCGCGAAAGAGGCTAAGGCATTGGATGCCCCAGTCTAG
- a CDS encoding DUF4112 domain-containing protein gives MLAPKALTDAQDIANTLDTAVKIPFIGVRVGLDFLIGLIPGIGDAIVLLMSWRIVYLGRKMGVPKTVLTQMVRNSLLDFGLGFVPLVGDIVDIFYKANTKNVQLMERWWISNHKDDVDAYAKEQLASWEAEQARLDKAELSETQQALLKAQQEDKEL, from the coding sequence ATGCTAGCGCCCAAAGCACTCACAGACGCTCAAGATATTGCGAACACCTTAGATACTGCGGTCAAGATCCCATTTATCGGGGTTCGCGTTGGTCTGGATTTTTTAATTGGTTTGATTCCTGGGATTGGCGATGCCATTGTGTTGCTGATGTCTTGGCGCATCGTATACTTGGGGCGCAAAATGGGTGTACCAAAAACGGTTTTGACACAAATGGTTCGCAACTCGTTACTCGATTTTGGTCTGGGTTTTGTGCCGCTGGTTGGGGATATCGTTGATATCTTTTATAAAGCCAATACCAAAAATGTCCAGTTAATGGAGCGCTGGTGGATCAGCAATCACAAAGACGACGTGGATGCCTACGCCAAAGAGCAGTTGGCTTCGTGGGAAGCAGAGCAGGCACGTTTGGATAAAGCAGAGTTGTCAGAAACACAGCAGGCGCTACTGAAAGCGCAGCAAGAAGATAAGGAGTTGTAA
- the hflK gene encoding FtsH protease activity modulator HflK yields MAWNEPGGNNNDPWKNKGGNNQGPPDLDEVFKKLFGKFGGNGGGNRGGSSSINLGGVGISILLAILVVVWVISGFYTIREAERGVVLRFGAYHNLVEPGLQWKPTFIDRVIPVDVQTIRDQASAGSMLTEDENVVRVQMEMQYRVVDPKKFVFHVVNPEQSLSQALDSAIRYVVGHSTMDAVLTSGREVTRQRVWDELQAIIEPYDMGVSIIDMNFKDARPPEEVKDAFDDAIAAQEDEIRFIREAEAYAREIEPRARGQVNRMNEEATAYKTRVTLEAQGEVARFAKLLPQYEAAPEVTRQRIYIETMEEVFSSTSKIMVDNKSGGSMMYLPLDKILERQNTSNSSQLPMNATQNALEGLRNAATVDRQNASSPNGGLRSNNNGRTGR; encoded by the coding sequence ATGGCTTGGAATGAGCCGGGCGGTAACAATAACGACCCGTGGAAGAATAAAGGGGGCAATAACCAAGGCCCACCTGATCTTGACGAAGTATTCAAAAAGCTATTTGGTAAGTTTGGCGGCAACGGCGGTGGCAATCGCGGTGGCTCTAGCTCAATCAATCTTGGCGGTGTGGGGATTTCTATTTTATTGGCTATCCTTGTCGTCGTTTGGGTGATAAGTGGCTTTTATACCATTCGCGAAGCAGAGCGTGGTGTGGTATTGCGCTTTGGAGCCTATCACAACCTAGTTGAACCAGGCTTACAATGGAAACCGACGTTTATTGATCGCGTTATTCCCGTCGACGTGCAAACCATTCGTGATCAGGCTTCAGCGGGATCTATGCTCACCGAAGATGAGAACGTGGTGCGTGTTCAGATGGAAATGCAATACCGCGTGGTTGATCCCAAGAAATTTGTGTTTCATGTGGTCAACCCAGAGCAAAGCTTGTCACAGGCGCTAGATTCAGCGATACGCTATGTGGTCGGCCATTCGACCATGGATGCCGTCTTGACATCAGGCCGTGAAGTCACCCGCCAGCGCGTGTGGGATGAGCTTCAAGCCATCATTGAGCCGTATGACATGGGCGTTTCGATCATTGACATGAACTTTAAGGACGCTCGTCCTCCTGAAGAAGTAAAAGACGCATTCGATGATGCGATTGCAGCCCAAGAAGATGAAATTCGTTTCATTCGTGAAGCCGAGGCCTATGCTCGTGAGATTGAACCTCGTGCACGTGGTCAAGTGAATCGTATGAACGAAGAAGCGACGGCTTACAAAACTCGAGTAACGTTAGAAGCTCAAGGTGAGGTGGCGCGCTTTGCGAAGTTATTACCTCAGTACGAGGCGGCGCCAGAAGTAACACGCCAACGTATCTACATTGAGACGATGGAAGAAGTGTTCTCAAGCACGTCTAAGATCATGGTTGATAATAAAAGCGGCGGTTCAATGATGTACTTACCATTGGATAAGATCCTCGAGCGTCAAAATACATCAAATTCGTCACAGTTACCAATGAATGCTACACAAAATGCCCTAGAAGGTTTGCGTAATGCGGCAACGGTAGACCGTCAAAATGCCTCGTCTCCGAACGGTGGTTTACGTAGCAATAACAACGGACGTACAGGGAGATAA
- the miaA gene encoding tRNA (adenosine(37)-N6)-dimethylallyltransferase MiaA: protein MNKYRVASPSDPAEVVFIMGPTASGKTSLGIELAKVCEGEIISVDSALIYRGMDIGTAKPDAAEQSGVVHHLLDIRDPSETYSVSEFRNDTLRLIEDIRSRGKMPILVGGTMMYFNALIKGISALPAANECVRADLTEQAELKGWEAMHKRLAECDPESAQRIHPNDPQRLLRALEVFELTGRPLSELQQQNSPPIPYSVAQFAIAPEDRAVLHERIRLRYEQMLAYGLIEEVKKLYKRKDLHPELPSIRCVGYRQTWQFLESELSFDEAKERGIIATRQLAKRQLTWLRGWDDVTWLNTFDAENLSLILKLIKN, encoded by the coding sequence ATGAATAAATATCGAGTTGCGAGCCCATCGGATCCTGCGGAAGTCGTATTTATAATGGGGCCAACGGCATCAGGAAAAACCTCGTTAGGGATCGAATTAGCCAAGGTGTGCGAGGGTGAAATAATCAGTGTGGATTCAGCCCTCATTTATCGGGGGATGGACATTGGTACGGCAAAACCTGATGCTGCAGAACAAAGCGGTGTTGTGCACCATTTATTAGACATTCGCGACCCGTCTGAAACGTATTCTGTATCTGAATTTCGCAACGATACATTGCGTCTAATCGAAGATATTCGCTCGCGGGGCAAGATGCCTATCTTAGTCGGCGGTACCATGATGTACTTTAACGCCTTGATTAAAGGTATTTCAGCCTTGCCAGCTGCGAACGAGTGTGTTCGTGCGGACTTGACCGAGCAGGCGGAATTAAAAGGCTGGGAAGCCATGCACAAGCGGCTAGCAGAATGTGATCCAGAGAGTGCGCAGCGCATTCACCCCAATGATCCTCAACGCTTATTAAGAGCATTGGAGGTGTTTGAGCTAACAGGTCGACCTTTATCTGAACTGCAACAACAAAACTCACCACCTATTCCATACAGTGTTGCCCAATTTGCTATCGCACCTGAAGATCGAGCTGTGTTACATGAGCGAATAAGGCTTCGCTATGAACAAATGTTAGCGTATGGCTTAATCGAAGAAGTCAAAAAATTGTATAAACGTAAAGATTTGCATCCAGAACTACCAAGTATTCGTTGTGTAGGATATAGACAAACGTGGCAATTTTTGGAAAGTGAATTGAGTTTTGATGAGGCAAAAGAACGTGGCATCATTGCTACTCGGCAGCTCGCAAAGCGCCAGTTAACGTGGCTCAGAGGATGGGATGATGTGACTTGGCTCAATACATTTGACGCTGAGAATTTGTCCCTAATACTAAAGTTGATTAAAAATTAG